The following coding sequences are from one Eleginops maclovinus isolate JMC-PN-2008 ecotype Puerto Natales chromosome 13, JC_Emac_rtc_rv5, whole genome shotgun sequence window:
- the pygo2 gene encoding LOW QUALITY PROTEIN: pygopus homolog 2 (The sequence of the model RefSeq protein was modified relative to this genomic sequence to represent the inferred CDS: deleted 2 bases in 1 codon), producing the protein MAAESGRLLAGQGKRSKASQMKSPEKKKARKSTNQAAGFSHLTEFAPPPTPMVDHLVASNPFDDDFGPPSRPSGTGGPGSAPFLPSPGAGGGGGYGGGGRMGVGMGFMGGPGGPGGGQPGRRPPFGPPSNAGPHHQLGFGGMPGFGGGGGGGGGGGGGGFPPGGPSQFNMPPNFSPPMHPGPGFNPMLSPGAMGGPGGGGPPHPRFGMPPQQQHGQGGHPFNSPPLPGGGGPRGPPHGPLPPMGGMGPGMNMMVGMGGGPGGNMVGGLPGMPPQGQFPSSQDGPYPGPSPPGPGNEDGKNFGGGGPPPGPQQQQQQQQQLNLNPNGPPPNNTPPGPPPNSGPPQSGGGFPGHPDVQQPNPNTPGQPSSVPPQPNPNSSPTGPLNGSGQPQHQPPGQLQPPSNTNTPNSNNSTQQQQQQQSTPPHSAPGSTPYNQQNNTPGAGGPMPNAASNSGQNSMTNNGGNTPGSNPNPPSNSTSTPNTQSPLPSGPAAPSTGPGSGPGKLGGPGMVFPCGLCMAEVHDDQDAILCEASCQRWFHRDCTGLTEPAYALLTRESAAVWACDFCIKTKDIQAVFVRQGLGQLVAANES; encoded by the exons ATGGCTGCCGAATCGGGGAGACTACTGGCGGGACAAGGAAAACGAAGCAAAG CTTCCCAGATGAAGAGCCCGGAGAAGAAGAAGGCGAGGAAATCCACCAACCAG GCAGCAGGGTTCTCCCACCTTACGGAGTTTGCACCCCCTCCTACCCCCATGGTGGACCACCTGGTGGCCTCCAACCCCTTCGATGATGACTTTGGGCCCCCATCCCGACCTAGCGGGACAGGTGGACCAGGCAGTGCTCCATTTCTTCCAAGCCCAGGcgcaggtggaggaggtggataTGGCGGTGGAGGCCGAATGGGCGTAGGAATGGGCTTCATGGGAGGCCCAGGAGGACCAGGCGGAGGCCAACCTGGCCGAAGGCCACCATTCGGCCCTCCATCCAACGCTGGACCTCACCACCAGCTAGGCTTTGGAGGAATGCCGGGCTTTGGaggtggcggt gggggcGGCGgcgggggaggaggtggtggattCCCCCCCGGTGGCCCTTCTCAGTTCAATATGCCACCAAACTTTAGTCCACCGATGCACCCTGGGCCAGGATTCAATCCCATGTTATCTCCAGGGGCTATGGGAGGTCCCGGAGGAGGTGGGCCTCCCCACCCTCGGTTTGGCATGCCTCCCCAGCAGCAACACGGACAGGGTGGACACCCATTCAATAGCCCACCGTTACCTGGTGGTGGAGGCCCCAGAGGGCCCCCACATGGCCCCCTGCCTCCCATGGGAGGAATGGGTCCTGGAATGAACATGATGGTTGGCATGGGTGGTGGCCCCGGTGGAAACATGGTGGGGGGGTTACCTGGTATGCCCCCTCAAGGACAATTCCCCTCCTCACAGGATGGCCCATACCCTGGTCCCAGTCCGCCAGGGCCAGGTAACGAGGATGGAAAGAACTTTGGGGGAGGAGGGCCACCACCTgggcctcagcagcagcagcaacaacagcaacagcttAACCTTAATCCCAATGGCCCCCCTCCTAATAACACCCCTCCTGGCCCTCCTCCTAACTCTGGCCCTCCTCAGTCAGGGGGAGGCTTCCCTGGCCACCCTGACGTCCAGCAGCCCAACCCCAATACACCTGGTCAGCCCTCCTCAGTGCCGCCACAACCAAACCCCAACTCCTCCCCCACTGGGCCTCTAAATGGATCAGGCCAGCCCCAGCATCAACCCCCGGGTCAGTTACAACCACCCAGCAACACAAACACCCCCAACTCTAACAACTctacccagcagcagcagcaacaacagtccACCCCACCTCACTCCGCCCCTGGCTCCACCCCGTACAACCAGCAGAACAACACTCCCGGTGCCGGCGGTCCCATGCCAAATGCGGCCTCAAATTCAGGTCAGAACAGCATGACCAACAACGGAGGCAACACTCCGGGCAGCAACCCCAATCCCCCATCTAATTCCACCTCAACCCCAAATACCCAGTCTCCCCTGCCCTCTGGCCCTGCCGCCCCCTCGACCGGCCCTGGCTCCGGCCCCGGAAAACTTGGTGGCCCCGGGATGGTCTTCCCCTGTGGCCTATGCATGGCGGAGGTGCATGACGATCAGGACGCCATCCTGTGTGAAGCATCGTGCCAACGCTGGTTCCATCGTGACTGCACAGGCCTGACAGAGCCAGCATATGCGCTGCTGACTCGAGAGAGCGCTGCTGTTTGGGCCTGTGACTTCTGCATCAAGACCAAGGACATCCAGGCGGTGTTTGTGCGGCAGGGACTAGGCCAACTGGTAGCAGCTAACGAGAGTTGA